The genomic DNA CCCGGTAGCCGATGACCGCATCTTCCCGCGCACTTCCGGTGAGGTCGATCCGCAGGAAGAGGCCGCGCTCCGTACGGAACTCCTTCTGCGGCAGCGGCTTCGGGGGTGAGGCATTACGAAAGAGCAGCGGATCGGTCCCATGCAGCTTCTGCAGGGCGCTGTCGGAGACCGTGGCATCGCCGCGCACGAAACGAATCTGATTCAGGGAGTCACCCGTGCGCACCTTGATGGCGAAGGAGCGTGGCACCACTTCCAGATAGAGCGGGCCCCGGTAGCCGGCCCGGATTTCATCGAAGCCGGCATTCAGGTCGGTGACGACGCGGGTGAAGACATCCAGCCGTCCGGTGGTGCTTTTGGGATTGGCGCGTGCCCGGAGCGTGGCCGGCAGGTCCAGTTGTTCGAGGAGCGGAACCAGATACACATGTCCCTTCTCGAGGATGGCACCCTGCGTGAGGTCCATCTCATACATCACGAGGTCGGACTGATAAAAGTCGAGCGCATTGAGGCGGCTGCTGATAGCCGACAATTCCGGCAGGAAGCTGCTGATCAGCCGGTACGCTTTCTTTCCGAGCCGCAAGTCCAGACTGGCCGGCTGGATTTGCCGGTCTTCGATCGGATGGTCCGATGTGATGGACTCACGGGCAATCAGCTGCGTGATGTGCTGATACGGCAGAATCCCTTTTGAAGAAGCGGCACGGGTCACAGGTGTTCCCCCCCTCCGTCGCAGCCGTTTCCTGTGGAGGCCCAGGAGGGATGGGCGCCGACCATCGGCAGTTCACGTCCTGGAGTGGAGCTGGGCTGGGGGTAGTGGAAGGTCCTGTTTTCGTAATTTCTCAACACGGCGCTGTCTTCGTCCAGGTTGACCAGGTAGTCCGCGGGCAACAGTGGAATTTTGCCTCCGCCGCCGGGAGCATCGATTACAAAGTGGGGGACGCCCATGCCGCTGGTGTGGCCCTGCAGGGACTTGATGATCTTGAGGCCGGTTTCCACCGACGTCCGGAAATGATTCGTCCCCTTCGTCAGGTCGGCTTGATACAGGTAATAGGGCTTCACGCGTGCCAGTAGCAATTGATGCATCAGACGTTTCATGATCTCGGGGTCGTCGTTGACCCCCTTCAGTAACACAGTCTGAGCACCGAGGGGAACCCCGGCATCGGCCAGCATCCCGCAGGCGCGTTTCACCTCCGGGGTCAGTTCGTCCGGGTGGTTGAAGTGCAGGTTCATATAGAATGGATGATATTTCTTGATGATCTCGCAGAGCTTCGGTGTGATGCGCTCCGGCAGGCTGCCCGGTACGCGTGTGCCGATCCGGATTAGTTCCAAGTGGGGAATGGTCCGGAGGGATTTGAGAATCCGTTCCAGCAGGTGATCGGGCAGCAGGAGCGGGTCGCCTCCTGACAAAATCACATCCCGCACTTCCTGATGGTCGCGCAGATAGGCGATCGCCCGGTCCAGCTCCCCTTTCTTGAGGAAGCCCGGTTTGCCCACCAGCCGTTTGCGCGTGCAAAACCGGCAATAAATCGGACACTGATTTGTGACCATCAAGAGGACGCGGTCGGGGTACCGGTGAACCAGGTGGGGCACGGGGCTCATCAGATCTTCTTCGAGCGGATCGTCTTCCGCATCCGCATCGGCCATCTCCGCGCGATCGGGCACGACTTGTTTCCAGATCGCATCGCCCTTTTCCTTGATGGTGGCCAGCACGGTCGGCGTAATCCGCATGGGGTAGTCCCCCACGATGTCCTCGATTTCCTTCGGATCGACACCGAGCCGATCCGCCAAATCCTTCGGCTTGACCACGCTCTGAGCCAGGATGCGTCTCCAGTCCTCCACGTCTCTATCCTTTCTAACAGGCTGTTGAAAAAGTCCGCCAGCGGCGTTCTCGCACCGCACAGCGGCTCACCGTACGGCACGAGTACGATTCGCCGTTTCGCTCGCTGCGGCCTTGCTGGGCGGCCTTTTGGAACGGCCTGTAGGTGATGCGTATGGAAATACGTGATCGCAGCCGGCTCTGAAAAGCACATGGGCGACGACTGTTTGTCAAAAAATTGCTAAGTGGCCGAGCCGTGCAGGCCGGCGCCTGCCCGAGGGATCGGGGTCGGTCCGTGATCGGCGCTCGCGCTGGAGATCCGGGCGAGATCCTCACGGGCGTGCCTTGTCGTACTGTGTGTGCAGGTGAGCAAGAATGTCGTGGGTTTCCGTCAGAACGGTGTCTCCGTCTTTCAGGACCGGGACATAGTATTGGCCCGACACCTCGAAGACTTGTGTGCGCATCGGACGAAAGTCCGGAACCACCACGTCTTCGTAAGAGAGTTTCAGTTCGTCCAGACGGTCCCGAACGACCGCACAATCCGGGCACCATTGGACATGATAGAGCGTCAGGGCCATGAGTACCTATGGGGAAAAAGGTTGAGTAGATATCTGCAAATGAACCGGTTCTGCTGCAGCGATCATCAGGTCACCTTATGACGCGAGGTTTGGCGCGATGGCACAGGGCGCCATGATCGCGTCGACCATACCGTGGATGATTTTCTTGTTGGCAGGGCAGAGGGTCGCGAGAATCCCGCCGAGTTCGGCCTTATCGCCGACGACGAAATAATAGGGTGACAGGCGGACTCTCCCGGACATCGGGACCACCGTGTCGCTCCGCTCGTCGAAATAGGACAACTCGAACAGGCGGCCCTTGTGGAATTCCTGAAGGACATAGGGCGTCGTCGGGAATGCCTGGAGCGCCTGCTCCAATGCCGTGGCCCACTCGACCTGCGGCAGGTCGTGCCCGATGGACACGCCACGGCTGCCCCAGGCCAGCTCAGAGAATCCTGATGGTTTGAGCACTAACTGGCGTTCCTTTTGGGTGGTCTGGGCTAAGCGCCTGAAGTCCGACACCGCGCGACCGCTGATCGTGAGGTGCGGGATGACCGCGGAAGGAGGCACCGGTTGTGGGTCGAGGATCCAGGTTCTCGGCAGCAATCGTCGCAAGTTGATGGCGGTTTCGGGACGTAATGCCTGTTCCCAAAACGGAGCCAGTTCCGGATGGTGAAACAGGCCGAACGCCAGCTTTTCTTCAAGCGCGGGTTTGTAGGGTGGCGTGACCGTCACCTGCCCCTTCTTGGCGGCATACATCACGAGTTCAGCCTTGGGGATGTTCTTCAAGTCGAACAGTTCGAAAAAGCGGTACAGCAAACCGATCGGCCGTGGTCCGGTTTCTTCCTGAAGAAACAGGCCCTCTTCCGAGAAATGAACCGCCCGTGGTTCGACACAGAAGGCCTGGTACCCGATCTCACGCAATCGTTGGGCCATCCATTCCATCTCTGCCCGGTATTCCTTGGCCTCATCGGAAACGACAATCGCGAGGCACCCTTCCTGGTCGCCTTGCTGGGCGCGCAGCATGGCGGCGAATCCTTGTAACATCCCGTCACGCCCCGCGATCAGAGGAGAACGCTCAGGCGGCAGACCGGGGGACTGGCGCTCGATGGTGAACTGATCATCATAGGCGCGAGTCAGGCAACCGGTCAGGCCGATCCCCCCCGGTACCGAATCGAGCTCTGTGATCACCATCCCATCGGTGGTCGGAATCACGTCGGGGCGGATGATGCCGGGAATGAGGTTGCGGAAACGGTTCATCCGGCTATAGGTGATCAGCGATTCCGGCTTGCCCTGGTCGAGATAGGCCGCCACCCAGGCGGGCTGAGTTCCGCGGGTGCTGTCCTGATACAGACGGTTCAGAGCCCGATAGAAGGAGAGGAGGTCCTGTCCCAGTTCCTGAAAAAACGTGACGTCCGAGGAGGAGAGCGGAAATGGCGTTGGCGCCAGGCGGAACCGTGGCGTCGGAATTGAGGAGTCGGTCGTTGCCGCGCCGTCGCCGGTTTCGGCCGGGCCGTAGACCCCGGCGCGAACGAGAACATCACGAATTGCGAGACAACGTCGGCGGGCTTCGTCGGAGTTCAATGGCTCACGTGAATGTTGTGCCAGTGCCAATGCAATATCCTCGAGACTCGCAGCGCAGTCGCATGCCTCGCACTCGCGTTTGGATTCGAGGTGAGCAAATCGTACCATGGCCTCTGACACCGGTACAAGTCGGCGGAGCGCCGGAGCTGTTCGAAGAACGACTCGTTACCGCCCCGTGAGAGCGCGGCAACGCGGGGGTGAAACGTTTCGAATAGTAGGACGCTCCACTTGTTAGTGCTACAATGCGCCCACAGCTCATGACGAGTTCATTCGTGCCAATTGTCCCGACAAATCCTTCTCGTCCCGGGGGTGATGCTCTCCTGCAGATCGTGCCGAGTTCCGCCTGCCTCAGTTGCGATGTCTGTTGCCGGTTCCCGGAGCGGGACAGTTTCCTGCGGCCCTTCTTTACCGCTGACGAAATCGGGACCGCAATCGCGGCCGGGCTTGCCCCTGCGTTGTTCCCAAACCCCGATGGCTCACAAATCGATCTGGTGCCGAATCCGGAAGGGGACGGGTACGTCTGTCCGGCCTTCGATTGCGCAACCTCGCGGTGTCGCATCTATGAGGTCCGTCCCCTCGATTGCCGACTCTACCCGTTTGCCTTGATGTGGGATGCCAGGCATGAGCAGGTGCTGTTGGGATGGGACACGAAGTGTCCGTATATGAGGGACCAGTCTTCACCGCTCGTGGCTCAGGCTGCCGACGAAATTGCCGGATGGATCGAGCAGGATGCCAGGGTGGAGACGCTTGTGCGGTATCCCAGGCTCATTGGGCGATTCCAGGAGGACGTGATCGTGTTGCGGCCGCTCGAACGCGTGACCGAACGGCTGCAGCAGGGGCGAATGCGGGTGAGGACGCAGGCCTTCACGCTCGGGGATCGGGGGCGCATGGACGCGGCGCTCGCCGTCAGCGCCGGTGTTCAGGGAACGCCGCTCGCAGCCGCTTCCTTCGCCTACCATTACATCTGGCGACATCGCGTGACCTATTCCTGGGCTGTTCTCCACGACCATCTCTGTTTGTTCGCCGACTGTCCCGATGGCCTGTTCATGGCCCTGCCCCCGCTTGGGCCTGGTCCTCTCGCGCAGCCGTTGGCCGAGGCCTTGCGGTTCATGCGTGAGCGGAACGGCGATTCCCGGGTCACGCGGGTCGAGAATGTGCCGGAGGCCTGTGTCGATGAGGTTCGCGCACTGGGCTACCGTGCGACTGCGAAAGAGCCCGACTATCTCTACGACGCGTCAGCTCTGTCCGACTTGTCCGGCGAGTCGTTTAAATCCCCGCGGGCCGCGTGCAATCGATTTATCAGGGAACGGGGCGGGATGCTTGAGCCCTATGAGCCGCGGGACGAAAGAGCCTGTGTCAGCTTGTTTCATGAATGGCGGGAACAGAAGCAGCAGGCCGGTTCTGATGACTGGGCCTGTGCGCTGTTGGAGGATGCCGCCGGCGCGCATGAGACGGCATTGTCTGACGCTGCCGAACTCGGGCTGATCGGCGCAGTGGTTCGGGTTGGAGGCCGTATTCGGGCCTATACGATGGGCCTGTGGCTCAACCCGTCGGTGTTTTGTGTGTTGCTGGAAGTCGCCGATCGGGATATTGTGGGGCTCGGGCCGTTTGTGTTTCGTGAATTCTGTCGCCAAGCTCGCGCGAAAGGGGCATGTTGGATCAACACGATGGATGATTCCGGCCTGCCGAGTCTGGCCCGTTCCAAGCAGTGGTATCATCCCGCACGATTGTTACCAAACTACATTGTGACGGAGTCCTGAGTATGGCCGCCTCGCTTCCAGCCGGTTCCCCGCGTCGGTCCTATCCCTGGTTGCCGGTCCTGATCGTCGGCGTGACCATTGTGGCGCTTGTGATCGGCGTGGTGATGCTCCGCTCCATTGAAGTGCGAATGGTCGAGGCGACCGGAGAAAATCTGACGCTGGCCTCCGCTGAAATCGCGGACAAACTCGATCGGTTGTTGTTCGAACGTCATGCGGATGTTCGCATGATGGCTCGAGCCTTTTCCGATCGCGCCCTCGATAAAAAATACATCAACGAATATCTGCAGTGGATGAAGGAAACCTATGCGCCGGTCTATCTCTGGCTGGGCGTGACGGACGCCCATGGGCGTATGGTGGCGGCGACGGACTCCTCCGTGATCGGCCAGGACTATAGTCGAAGCGGCTGGTTCGACCGGGTGCGGCAGACCGGAACCGTGCAGGTGGATGAAGTCGAGATCCATGAATCGAATCATAAGATCGAGTCCGTGGCCTTTACGGCCCCCATTCTGAGTGTCGGCGGCCAGTTTCTCGGTGCCGTGACGACCCGCATCGGGCTGCCGATGCTGGAGGATGTCCTCATTGAAACGGTCCGTGAAATTCAACAAACCGATGGCTCCGCCGGCCCCTTCGAGTATCAATTCCTGACGAAAGCCGGTGTCGTGTTTGTGGACTCAGCTTCCTCCGGTATCGATCGGGTGAATCTCACAGAACTCGGGTTACCATCGGTGCTGTTGAGCCGGTCCGGCAAGGCGGGCTACGTCGAAGAGATGCATGTTCGCCGTCACGTCCCGGTCGTCACGGGTTATTCTCAAACCAAGGGGTATAGCGACTATTCCGGATTGCAGTGGACGATCCTGCTGCGGATGGATCGTGACCTCATTCTTCTGCCGATTCGCGCCATGATGTGGAAACTGGGCATGGCCGGTGTCGTCGTCTGGCTTCCGATGGTCGGCCTGTTGCTCTGGGCCACCGGTCGATTGCGTGAACAGCATCGTCAGGCGCAGCAGGAAAGTGAATGGGCGCGTGCGGCGGAGGCCGCGTTGCTGCAGAGTCAGGAACGCAACCGGGTCATCGTCGATACGGCGCTGGACGCCGTCATTTCTATGGATGCGGGCGGCATCATTACGGATTGGAATGCGCAGGCGGTCAATATTTTCGGGTGGGAGCGGGAGGAAGCGCTCGGCCGCCGCGTGTCCGAGACGGTGATTCCTGTGCGCGATCGGGACGAGCATGAGCGCGGACTGCGCCATTTCCTGGATACCGGGCAGGGCGCACTCCTCAATCGACGGATTGAGATGATGGGATCCCACCGCGACGGCCATGAGTTTCCCGTCGAAATCACCATTTCTCCTGCCCGGCTGGGCGATGCCTATATTTTCAGCGCGTTCATCCGGGATATTACGGCTCGGAAACGTACCGAGCGCCAACTCGCGTCTCAGTACGCGGTCACGCGCGTCTTGGCGGAATCGCGGACGCTGGAAGAAGCGGGGCCGAAGATCCTGCAGGCCATCTGCGAAAGTCTCGAATGGGAGTTGGGAGTATTCTGGCGGCTCGATCGGCAGGGAAGTGTGCTGCGTTGTCTGGATGTCTGGCAGTCGCCCGCATTAAACGCCGAAGAGTTTGTGTTGGACACCTGGCGACATACCTTTACGATCGGCAAGGGACTCCCCGGACGGATTTGGCAGGCCGGGGAACCGACGTGGATCAAAGACGTGGTGCAGGAGGCCAATTTCCCTCGCGGTGGTGCCGCTGCCAGAGTGGGGTTACACGGGGCCTTCGGATTTCCCGTTCGGGTCGGCACCGAAGTGGAGGGTGTGATCGAGTTGTTCCGACGCGAGATCAAGCAGCCGGACGAGCAGCTATTGAAGATGGTGGCCGATGTCGGACTGAAAATCGGCCAGTTCGGTGAACGCGCGCGGGCCGAGGATGCGTTGCGGCGCACGGAAGCGCAGCTCCAGCAGTCGCAAAAAATGGAAGCCGTCGGACGGCTGGCCGGCGGCGTGGCGCACGACTTCAACAACATGCTGACGGTGATTCGTGGATACAGCGAACTGGTGTTGAGCCGCCTGGCGCCCACGGATGGATTCCGGAAGGAACTGGAGGAAGTGAAGAAGGCGGCGGATCGCGCCTCCGGTCTCACCGGACAGCTGTTGGCGTTCAGTCGCCGCCAATTCATTGCGCCGAAAGTGCTGGATTTGAATTCGGTGATCCACAATATGGAAGGCATGTTGCGACGGTTGCTCGGCGAGGACATCGTCGAGCTCTGCACGGTGCTGGATCCGGGGTTGGGGCAGCTGAAGGCGGATCCCGGTCAGGTGGAGCAGGTCATCATGAATCTTGCGGTGAATGCCCGCGATGCCATGCCGAACGGTGGCCGCCTCACGGTGGAAACCAGCAATGTGCAGTTCGGGCAACGCAGGAACCGTCCGCCGATGGGCGCCGAGCCCGGTTCCTATGTGGCGTTGATCGTGCGCGATACCGGCCATGGCATGGACGAGGATACGCAGTCGCACGTCTTCGAGCCGTTTTTTACGACCAAAGAGAAGGGCAAGGGCACGGGGCTCGGTCTTTCGACGGTCTATGGCATCGTCAAGCAAAGTGGCGGCTGTATCGAGGTCGAGAGCAAGCCGGGACGTGGGGCGACCTTTAAGATTTACTTCCCGCGTGTGGAATCGGCCACAACGGAGACCGAATCCGTCGCGGTCGGAGGGGACTCGGTCAGAGGGCGCGAGACGGTGTTGTTGGTGGAGGACGAGCCGGGTGTCCGACGGTTGGTCAATGAAACGCTGCGCTTGCATGGATATACGGTGCTCGAGGCCCGGCACGGGATTGAAGCGTTGCTCACCGGCGCGAAACATGCCGGTCCGATTCATTTGCTGCTCACGGATGTGGTCATGCCGCAGATGAGCGGACCGGAAGTCGCCGAAAAACTCGCGACGGTTCGTCCGGAGGTGAAAGTGCTGTACATGTCCGGTTATCCGGATCACCCGGCCTTTTCCAAGGGAGGGATCGATACCGAGCATTCCTTCCTGCAGAAGCCCTTCACACCCACGACCCTGGCGCAAAAGGTTCGAGAAGTGCTCGATGGATCGAAAGTCGCCTGACCGTACCGCGCAAGAGCGCGGGGCTTTCCCTGTCTTCAGTCGGCTGCTTGAACTTCCCGCTCGTTTCCGTTTATCGTGGCGCACCATGCAGGTTATTCAATTCAATGTAGGAGTGTCGGAATGAGCGAAGGGCGAACGGCATCGGTGCCGAAAGGGCAGGAACAGGAGATCGATCGGTATCGGATCGCGCGCGAGCCGTTTTATGCCGAAGTGCGGGGCGAGGTCGGGTTGTTCACGATTGCAGCCCAGAGTCGCATGCCGGTGATGCTGAAGGGGCCGACGGGATGCGGGAAGACGCGGTTCGTCCAGCACATGGCCTATCGCCTGGGGCGCCCGCTCATTACCGTGGCCTGCCATGAAGATCTCACGGCTTCCGATCTCGTCGGCCGGTATCTGTTGAAGGGGCAGGAAACGGTCTGGATGGACGGCCCGCTGACCCTCGGCGTCAAGCAGGGGGCCATCGTGTACCTGGACGAGATCGTCGAAGCCAGGAAAGACACCACTGTCATTATCCATCCCTTGAGTGACGACCGGCGCCTGCTGCCGATCGAGAAGAAGGGGCAGGTCATTGAAGCGGTCGATGACTTCATGCTCGTGATTTCCTATAACCCCGGCTACCAAAGTATTCTGAAAGATCTCAAACAGAGCACCAAGCAACGGTTCATGGCGATCGAGTTCGACTACCCCTTGCCCGATGTCGAGAGCCGGGTGGTGGCGCATGAAGCCGGCGTGAGCCTCGAGGTTGCGCAGCGTCTCGTCAAGATTGCGGAGAAAGTTCGCAATCTCAAGAATCACGGACTGGAAGAGGGCGTGAGCACCAGACTGCTGATTTATGCGGCCACATTGATCAGGCAGGGCGTACCGGCCGATCAAGCCTGCGATGTCGCCATTGCCCGTCCTATTACCGATGATCCGGACATGTTGCGCAGCATCATCGAAGTCGTGAAGGCGATATTCTGAGGCATCCGCCCACTGCGACGCGGTGAGGCGGTGGTTGCAGGAGCTCGGCGACCAGCCGCACCCCCATGCGAGAGCGTCAGGCCACTGAACGCGAACAGGCCGTTCGCGCCACATCCGAGGGCGTGACCATTTCAGTCCATGTTCAGCCGAAAGCCTCCCGCAGTGAATGTGCAGGTCTGCATGGGCACGCGGTGAAGATTCGCATCGCCGCGCCGCCGGCTGACGGCGCGGCGAACGACGAATTGTGCCGATTTCTCGCCCGTCTCTGCGATGTGCCGTTAAGCGCGGTTCACATCCTGAGCGGCGCGGGAAGTCGCCAGAAACGCGTCTTGGTCAAGGGGCGATCGGTAGAACAGGTGCGCGCACAACTCCACCTGGAATGACATGAGCGGCGGGTAGATCGCGAGCCTTGCTGTCCGGAGGCGTCGCCCGGGGAAAAGCATCCGAGGTAATCCGATGACTAGGACAGGGCAGACAGGTTCAATTGGGCGGGTACAAACCGGTTGTTCGGCACGCAGAGAGGTGCGGATGTGAAGGCGTCGCGATCGTCATTCTGCCTGATTTTCCTGGTCACGATCGGTCTCGTGGCCTGTGCCGGGCCAGAGCCCATCCTGAAATCCAACACTCGAGTACAGCTGTATGGCAAAGACCAGGCGGCACGTGACGCGGCGGTGTGCGGAGAGAAAGCGGAACGCGCCGGTTTGCAGCACGGGACCAATCGGAGCGGAAACGCCGGCGCCGGCGCCACGTTGGGGATTGTCGGCGGGGCGGCGGTGGGAGCGTCCGTCGGGGGGGTGTTGGGTTTCCTTGCCGGGACCTACAAACCACTGCAACCGCAGCCGGACTATGCGGCCTTCGTTGAACGTTGTCTCAAAGAAAAAGGATATGAGACGACCGGCTGGCAATAGCGATGCATCTGATGTTCTGCGCGTGCACAGGCCGGATCGATCAAAAGGTGAAACAGCCGGAGTAGTCGGCCATCAGGCATTGCACACGGATCGAGATCCGCTCCAGTCGATCACGGTCCTGCGGCGTCGGCGCTGAACGATCGGCATCCCGCAGCCACTCCGCATCCTGCCTCAATTTACGCAACGACCATCGCGACGTGCCTGGAATCCGCGTCTCGTCTTGAACCGCCCGGTTGACGATCTCTCGGAACGACACCACTTCATCGGCCCACTCCACACGATCGGCCTGAAATCCGTAGGGCGCCTCATCCTGACCGATCAGGGCAATCAAGTGTCGCAGCCATTCGACGGTGGCGGCCATGCGGTCGTAATGCAGGGTGCTGGTGACGTCTCCGGCCGTGTGGTACCGCGGGGTGCGTCCGGCGGAGAGAAACAGAAACGGCAGTCCATGGTTGCGGAAGACGTCGTAGTCGCTGAAGGCTTTGTGGCCGATTTCGGGAATCTCTTCGACCAGGTGCATCCCCACAGGGAAGACCGTCAGCGATGGTGCCGAGGCTTGTTTGACGCGCTGGTACAACGCCGGACTTTTTTCCGCGCCGGCGGCAAAAATCGCATCCTTGATAGGGGGCCACTGTACGCCACCCATGAGGTCCATGATCACGACGGCTTGGAGATTCTCGGCACGGCCGATTTCCGGCGGCAGGTGGTGAAACAAGAACTGCGACCCCATCTCAGCCTTACCGAAATACGGGGATTCCTCGCTGTTGAAGGCCACAAATAGGATGCCGTGCTGGGGGAGTCCTGCCATGTGTCGTGCGGTTTCAATGAGGATGGCGACCGAGGAAGCATTATCGTCCGCACCCAGGAATGGATAACCAAGATGATCGTAGTGGGCGCCGATCACCATCCATTGCGCGGGGGCGGAGCCGGCGGTCGGCGGGATGAAGCCGAGGAGATTGTCGCCGATCGTGGGCGAGATGGCTTGCCGGTAGCCGCCGAGTGACGGCAGGGGTTCGAGTCCGACGGCTCGAAACTGGTCCTCGATATAGCGGGCAGCCTGGCGATTCCCGGGTGAGCCCGGCTGCCGTCCTGACAGCTCGGGGCTTGCGAGAAACGACACGTGGTGCTGCAAGCGTTGGCCGGAGGTCGAGGTAATCGGCAAGCTCCTCGGGTCGATCGCCTCCATCGTACGGAGGCATCCGGTAGTAGTCAGGCCGAGCAGGAGAGACAGGGCGGAGAGCATGAGGGCAACGGCAGGATTCCGGCCGGGAGGCATAGACTCGATCACGGTTGCGGGGCGGATTCCGGGGTGGTCGGTGGAGTGGTTTCTTTCGGCGCCATCGGCAGTGCCTTGTGCCGGAGCGCGCGGCCTTTCTCCGGAGTCGGATCGGTGATGAGCCCGTAACACTGGCGGCCTTCGTGGTCTTCCGGCAGATATTCGGTGATCGGCATGCCGTCTTCACGGACGAAGAGCAGGCAGTGGCAGTATTTGTACATCTGCATTTCGTCACAGGCGCACATCCAGCGCCGCAGCTTGGCTTCGGCCTGCTTGTCGGGGTAGAAGTTGCAGGGGCATAACGGCTTCCCCAACTCGTCGACGTGGGCGGCGAGACCGAGGACCACTGCGTTGGTGACGGCTTCATTCGGGTGCATGGCGGTCCCGCTCTTCTCGGCGAAGCCCTTTACATACTTCCACATCTTGTCGAGGCTTTCTTTGCTCGGTTCAGCCATCCTGTCCCCCGCGTTACCACTGCCCGGTGAATCGTTGCCTGTGCGCCATCGGTCCCTGCCCGCCGCGAAGACACAGTTTACAAGCGAAATTGTGTCCTTTACAATCCACAACTTCCCCCAAAACGGATTCTGGCACTATGGCGTCTGGGCGCTCCTCTGAACAACTGTGTGACCTGCTGGCCGAACAACTCGGGCCTGACGCGGCTGCTGCCGTGGTGAAGGCTATTGCCGACTCGGCTGCCAGGCCGGATGCCCTTGATGGTGTCCTGGTGTTGTTGGACGAGCTCACGGAAGAGGCGCCGAAAGCGGCCAAGGCTGCGATCGATGCGTTGGCCGATATGCAGCGTCGCGGCCTGCTGGCGGATGTGCTGCCATGGGTCGATCTCGGGGTGGCCATCGCGGCAGATTCCGGTGCGTTGGCCCTGAGATTTTTTAAGGAGAGTCCGCTGCTGCTCGGTCTCCTCGAGCCCTCCAGCAGAGCGATTGTGCTGGCTGCCGGGTTAGAACTCGCAGACCGTCAGGCCAATGTGGCGGTGGAATTTATCCGGATTGCTCCGGAAGCGGTCGGTGTCTTATCTCCGGCGGATTGGCCCGTGTGGATGGACCTGGCCTGTGAACTCACGGAAACCGATTTTGCCCTGGCGGTGGAATATATCCGGCAGATTCCCTCGATTGCACGCGTGTTGTCACTCGACGCCGTTCGTGCCTGGGTGCGGTTCGGCATGAAGCTCATCGTCGAGAATAGTCTCGGCAAGCCGGACTACCTGGGAGTCTTGGAATTCTTCAGAACGAGTCCGGCCATATTGGAAGATATCCCCGGGCCGTCACACCGCAATCAGGTGATCGGCATCGGAGCGCAGATGGCCGAGCGTTCGCCGGCATCGGGTATTGCGGTATTGGCGGAGGCGCCTGCGATGCTCCGCCGTCTTCTTTCGGAGGAATGGCGGACTCAGGTGCTCCGTTACGGGCTGCTGGTCGCCGAGCGTGACGCTGAGACGGCGCTGGCCTATCTTCGACGCTGCCCTGAATTGATCGCCTTGATCGGATCCGGTGAGGGAGCGCAGGAGAAGTTCCAGTCCTGGTTTGCTTCCGGCATGGAAGTGCTGGAGTACAGCCTGGAGGGGGGGCGGGCCTACTTCGCGATGGAAACGGAGAAGGCCTTGGGCGCCGTGTCTCAGGCCATGAGCGGCGTGCCGCTGCGGCAGATCGCCCGGCGCGTCAAATTGTTCGCGCAGGCGCTCTGTGGTCGCGATGTGCGCATTCACGATCTCCCCGACTCTCTCGAATCGACCCAGCCGATG from Nitrospira sp. ND1 includes the following:
- a CDS encoding PAS domain S-box protein; this translates as MAASLPAGSPRRSYPWLPVLIVGVTIVALVIGVVMLRSIEVRMVEATGENLTLASAEIADKLDRLLFERHADVRMMARAFSDRALDKKYINEYLQWMKETYAPVYLWLGVTDAHGRMVAATDSSVIGQDYSRSGWFDRVRQTGTVQVDEVEIHESNHKIESVAFTAPILSVGGQFLGAVTTRIGLPMLEDVLIETVREIQQTDGSAGPFEYQFLTKAGVVFVDSASSGIDRVNLTELGLPSVLLSRSGKAGYVEEMHVRRHVPVVTGYSQTKGYSDYSGLQWTILLRMDRDLILLPIRAMMWKLGMAGVVVWLPMVGLLLWATGRLREQHRQAQQESEWARAAEAALLQSQERNRVIVDTALDAVISMDAGGIITDWNAQAVNIFGWEREEALGRRVSETVIPVRDRDEHERGLRHFLDTGQGALLNRRIEMMGSHRDGHEFPVEITISPARLGDAYIFSAFIRDITARKRTERQLASQYAVTRVLAESRTLEEAGPKILQAICESLEWELGVFWRLDRQGSVLRCLDVWQSPALNAEEFVLDTWRHTFTIGKGLPGRIWQAGEPTWIKDVVQEANFPRGGAAARVGLHGAFGFPVRVGTEVEGVIELFRREIKQPDEQLLKMVADVGLKIGQFGERARAEDALRRTEAQLQQSQKMEAVGRLAGGVAHDFNNMLTVIRGYSELVLSRLAPTDGFRKELEEVKKAADRASGLTGQLLAFSRRQFIAPKVLDLNSVIHNMEGMLRRLLGEDIVELCTVLDPGLGQLKADPGQVEQVIMNLAVNARDAMPNGGRLTVETSNVQFGQRRNRPPMGAEPGSYVALIVRDTGHGMDEDTQSHVFEPFFTTKEKGKGTGLGLSTVYGIVKQSGGCIEVESKPGRGATFKIYFPRVESATTETESVAVGGDSVRGRETVLLVEDEPGVRRLVNETLRLHGYTVLEARHGIEALLTGAKHAGPIHLLLTDVVMPQMSGPEVAEKLATVRPEVKVLYMSGYPDHPAFSKGGIDTEHSFLQKPFTPTTLAQKVREVLDGSKVA
- a CDS encoding CbbQ/NirQ/NorQ/GpvN family protein; translation: MSEGRTASVPKGQEQEIDRYRIAREPFYAEVRGEVGLFTIAAQSRMPVMLKGPTGCGKTRFVQHMAYRLGRPLITVACHEDLTASDLVGRYLLKGQETVWMDGPLTLGVKQGAIVYLDEIVEARKDTTVIIHPLSDDRRLLPIEKKGQVIEAVDDFMLVISYNPGYQSILKDLKQSTKQRFMAIEFDYPLPDVESRVVAHEAGVSLEVAQRLVKIAEKVRNLKNHGLEEGVSTRLLIYAATLIRQGVPADQACDVAIARPITDDPDMLRSIIEVVKAIF
- a CDS encoding DUF167 domain-containing protein — encoded protein: MRERQATEREQAVRATSEGVTISVHVQPKASRSECAGLHGHAVKIRIAAPPADGAANDELCRFLARLCDVPLSAVHILSGAGSRQKRVLVKGRSVEQVRAQLHLE
- a CDS encoding M28 family metallopeptidase, which codes for MPPGRNPAVALMLSALSLLLGLTTTGCLRTMEAIDPRSLPITSTSGQRLQHHVSFLASPELSGRQPGSPGNRQAARYIEDQFRAVGLEPLPSLGGYRQAISPTIGDNLLGFIPPTAGSAPAQWMVIGAHYDHLGYPFLGADDNASSVAILIETARHMAGLPQHGILFVAFNSEESPYFGKAEMGSQFLFHHLPPEIGRAENLQAVVIMDLMGGVQWPPIKDAIFAAGAEKSPALYQRVKQASAPSLTVFPVGMHLVEEIPEIGHKAFSDYDVFRNHGLPFLFLSAGRTPRYHTAGDVTSTLHYDRMAATVEWLRHLIALIGQDEAPYGFQADRVEWADEVVSFREIVNRAVQDETRIPGTSRWSLRKLRQDAEWLRDADRSAPTPQDRDRLERISIRVQCLMADYSGCFTF
- a CDS encoding ferredoxin-thioredoxin reductase catalytic domain-containing protein is translated as MAEPSKESLDKMWKYVKGFAEKSGTAMHPNEAVTNAVVLGLAAHVDELGKPLCPCNFYPDKQAEAKLRRWMCACDEMQMYKYCHCLLFVREDGMPITEYLPEDHEGRQCYGLITDPTPEKGRALRHKALPMAPKETTPPTTPESAPQP